The following coding sequences lie in one Marinobacter antarcticus genomic window:
- the murI gene encoding glutamate racemase: protein MSECGVPRILVFDSGVGGLSVAARVHEKLPHASIVYLADNAAFPYGGQSESVVIERCCRLIAGALEQYPCDAIVVACNTASTLVLPHLRAITEVPVVGVVPAVKPAAAQTLNHRIGLLATPATVRRPYLDQLVREFAADCQVERVGHPELVQWAEDLVRGVPVPQAELDSAVAELRDTGVDTVVLGCTHYPLLLDSLKQSLPDVKFWVDSGDAIARRVVWLLAQAGKSVEANKGDSAICMPVAVALFSGSAPEGVYGFMAGLGLQPRAVRGNWPGKS, encoded by the coding sequence TTGAGTGAGTGTGGAGTTCCCCGAATTCTGGTTTTTGACTCCGGTGTTGGCGGGCTCAGCGTTGCGGCCCGTGTTCATGAAAAACTTCCGCACGCATCGATTGTGTACCTGGCCGATAACGCTGCGTTCCCCTATGGAGGCCAATCGGAATCTGTGGTGATTGAGCGCTGTTGCAGGCTCATTGCCGGTGCGCTTGAACAATACCCTTGCGATGCCATCGTTGTTGCCTGTAACACCGCTAGCACATTGGTTCTGCCGCACTTGCGAGCCATAACAGAGGTGCCTGTGGTTGGGGTGGTGCCGGCGGTGAAGCCGGCGGCTGCACAAACCCTCAATCATCGCATAGGCCTTCTGGCGACTCCGGCAACGGTGCGCCGGCCCTATCTTGACCAGCTGGTTCGGGAATTTGCAGCTGATTGTCAGGTTGAGCGCGTGGGCCACCCGGAGCTTGTGCAGTGGGCGGAGGATCTGGTGCGGGGAGTGCCGGTGCCGCAGGCTGAACTGGATAGCGCGGTTGCAGAGCTGCGCGATACTGGAGTTGATACGGTGGTTCTCGGGTGCACCCACTATCCGCTTTTGCTGGATAGTCTCAAGCAGAGCCTGCCGGACGTGAAGTTCTGGGTGGATTCAGGAGACGCTATTGCCCGCCGGGTAGTCTGGCTGCTGGCGCAAGCCGGTAAATCCGTGGAAGCAAATAAAGGCGACAGCGCGATTTGTATGCCAGTGGCAGTGGCGCTTTTCTCAGGTAGTGCGCCGGAGGGCGTTTACGGCTTTATGGCAGGTCTGGGCCTGCAGCCGCGCGCAGTCAGGGGGAACTGGCCCGGAAAGTCATAG